From Microbacterium sp. LWH11-1.2, one genomic window encodes:
- a CDS encoding ABC transporter permease — MNLFADAIAWMLAPAQWTGNYALPKLLGEHLALTAISVLIAAIIALPLGWLIGHTGRGREIAVAVSGAARAIPAFGLMVLLVLLLGVLRVPEAAITTFVLLAIPSLLAGAYTGLEAIDRRVIDAARAMGMTEWQIFWKVEVPLGLPLLVGGIRSALLQVIATVTIAAYVNLGGLGWPIIQGIPLRRFDQVLGGALIVAVLALLVDLLLAAAQHAAVPRGLRTGRPARRRTRPLTPAPAPAASTA; from the coding sequence ATGAATCTCTTCGCGGACGCCATCGCGTGGATGCTCGCCCCGGCGCAGTGGACCGGGAACTACGCCCTGCCCAAGCTCCTCGGCGAGCACCTCGCGCTCACCGCGATCTCGGTGCTGATCGCCGCGATCATCGCCCTGCCGCTCGGCTGGCTGATCGGTCACACCGGCCGCGGCCGCGAGATCGCCGTCGCGGTGTCGGGAGCCGCGCGTGCCATTCCCGCGTTCGGTCTCATGGTGCTCCTGGTCCTCCTCCTCGGAGTGCTCCGAGTGCCGGAGGCCGCCATCACGACGTTCGTGCTGCTTGCGATCCCGTCGCTCCTCGCCGGTGCCTACACGGGCCTCGAGGCGATCGACCGCCGCGTGATCGATGCGGCGCGGGCCATGGGCATGACCGAGTGGCAGATCTTCTGGAAGGTCGAGGTGCCCCTCGGTCTTCCCCTGCTCGTCGGCGGCATCCGCTCGGCGCTGCTGCAGGTCATCGCGACCGTCACGATCGCCGCCTACGTCAATCTCGGCGGACTTGGCTGGCCGATCATCCAGGGCATCCCGCTGCGTCGCTTCGATCAGGTGCTCGGCGGCGCCCTCATCGTCGCCGTGCTCGCGCTGCTCGTCGACCTGCTGCTCGCCGCCGCGCAGCATGCTGCTGTTCCGCGCGGGCTCCGCACCGGTCGCCCGGCTCGCCGCCGCACCCGTCCGCTCACGCCGGCCCCCGCGCCGGCGGCATCCACCGCCTGA
- a CDS encoding NAD(P)/FAD-dependent oxidoreductase, translated as MTAAEKTDEYDLIVLGGGAVGENVADRAVQGGLTAIIVESELVGGECSYWACMPSKALLRPAQALRAAQHVGGASQAVTGTLDVRAVFDRRDSFTSNWSDDGQVKWLDSAGIDLARGFGRLTGEREVTVTDADGGTRVLRARHAVAISTGSEAVIPPIDGLREAAPWTSREATSAEELPKSLAVIGGGVVAVEMATVYASLGSTVTLIARGDLLSTMEPFAGERVAAGLKELGVDVRTSTGTTSVHRSDAGVTITLDDGEEITASEVLAATGRSAHNRDIGLETVGLEPGRWIETDDTMRVPGSDWLYAVGDVTGRVLLTHQGKYQARAAGDVIAARAKGEEVDDAPWGRHVATADHAAVPQVTFSFPEVASAGLTEAAAREAGHEVEVVDYDLGWVAGASVYEDGFEGQARLVIDTARDVILGATFVGPEVAELVQAATIAIVGEVPIKRLWHAVPAYPTISEIWLRLLEGYGRQSA; from the coding sequence ATGACTGCTGCCGAGAAGACCGACGAGTACGACCTGATCGTCCTGGGCGGAGGTGCCGTGGGCGAGAACGTCGCGGACCGCGCCGTGCAGGGCGGACTCACCGCGATCATCGTGGAGAGCGAGCTCGTCGGAGGCGAGTGCTCGTACTGGGCGTGCATGCCCTCGAAGGCGCTGCTGCGTCCGGCCCAGGCCCTGCGTGCCGCGCAGCACGTGGGCGGAGCGTCGCAGGCGGTGACCGGCACCCTCGACGTGCGTGCGGTGTTCGACCGCCGCGACTCCTTCACCAGCAACTGGTCGGACGACGGCCAGGTCAAGTGGCTCGACTCGGCCGGTATCGACCTCGCCCGCGGCTTCGGCCGCCTCACCGGTGAGCGCGAGGTCACCGTGACGGATGCCGACGGCGGCACGCGCGTGCTGCGCGCCCGTCACGCGGTCGCGATCAGCACCGGGTCGGAAGCGGTGATCCCGCCGATCGACGGGCTGCGCGAGGCCGCTCCGTGGACCAGTCGCGAGGCGACGAGCGCCGAGGAGCTGCCGAAGAGTCTCGCGGTCATCGGCGGCGGCGTCGTGGCGGTCGAGATGGCGACGGTCTACGCGTCGCTCGGGTCGACCGTGACGCTGATCGCCCGGGGCGACCTGCTCTCGACGATGGAGCCCTTCGCGGGCGAGCGCGTGGCGGCCGGACTGAAGGAGCTGGGCGTCGACGTGCGCACCTCGACCGGCACGACCTCCGTCCACCGCAGCGACGCGGGTGTCACGATCACCCTCGACGACGGTGAGGAGATCACCGCGAGCGAGGTGCTCGCGGCGACCGGGCGTTCGGCGCACAACCGCGACATCGGTCTGGAGACCGTGGGGCTCGAGCCCGGACGCTGGATCGAGACGGATGACACGATGCGCGTGCCCGGCAGCGACTGGCTCTACGCGGTGGGCGACGTGACGGGCCGCGTGCTCCTCACGCATCAGGGCAAGTACCAGGCGCGGGCGGCCGGAGACGTCATCGCCGCGCGGGCCAAGGGCGAGGAGGTCGACGACGCCCCCTGGGGTCGGCACGTCGCCACGGCCGATCACGCCGCCGTGCCCCAGGTCACGTTCTCGTTCCCCGAGGTCGCCTCCGCCGGACTCACCGAAGCCGCGGCCCGCGAGGCGGGGCACGAGGTGGAGGTCGTCGACTACGACCTCGGCTGGGTCGCCGGTGCGAGCGTCTACGAGGACGGCTTCGAGGGTCAGGCGCGTCTCGTGATCGACACCGCGCGCGACGTGATCCTCGGTGCGACGTTCGTCGGCCCCGAGGTCGCCGAGCTCGTGCAGGCCGCCACGATCGCGATCGTCGGAGAGGTGCCGATCAAGAGGCTCTGGCACGCGGTGCCGGCGTACCCGACGATCAGCGAGATCTGGCTCCGTCTGCTGGAGGGCTACGGGCGTCAGTCCGCCTGA
- a CDS encoding DUF427 domain-containing protein, with protein sequence MKAVLAGTVIAEADESDLARIEGNWYFPPASIATGALVESPTPYTCPWKGAAQYYSVQAGDQLHTDYAWSYPTPYPSAFDRVGKDFSGFVAFDPRVEISE encoded by the coding sequence ATGAAGGCTGTACTCGCAGGAACCGTGATCGCCGAGGCCGACGAGAGCGATCTCGCCCGCATCGAGGGAAATTGGTACTTCCCGCCGGCATCCATCGCGACCGGTGCGCTCGTCGAGAGCCCCACTCCCTACACGTGTCCGTGGAAGGGCGCGGCCCAGTACTACTCGGTGCAGGCCGGAGACCAGCTTCACACCGACTACGCGTGGTCGTACCCGACCCCGTACCCGTCGGCCTTCGACCGCGTCGGCAAGGACTTCTCCGGGTTCGTCGCCTTCGATCCGCGGGTCGAGATCTCCGAATGA
- a CDS encoding ABC transporter permease subunit, translating to MNWVTDNLGLIFELTLVHLRQSIVPIVLGFVLSLPLGWVAWRYRLVRGPIIVLTGLLYTIPSLALLILLPATLGYSAISETNLVIALTIYAVAILVRAVADGLDSVDDGVRQAATATGFAPFRRFWAVEFPLAGPVILAGLRVAAVSTISLATVGILIGVTNLGYLFTNGLERRIIAEVFAGVVAVVIIALVIDLILLLLGRALMPWTTATSRVSASRAVPVRAAA from the coding sequence GTGAACTGGGTCACCGACAACCTCGGCCTGATCTTCGAGCTGACGCTGGTGCATCTGCGCCAGAGCATCGTGCCGATCGTGCTCGGCTTCGTGCTCTCGCTCCCGCTCGGCTGGGTCGCGTGGCGGTACCGGCTCGTGCGGGGTCCGATCATCGTGCTCACGGGTCTGCTCTACACGATCCCGTCGCTGGCCCTGCTGATCCTGCTGCCTGCCACGCTCGGCTACTCCGCGATCAGCGAGACCAACCTCGTGATCGCGCTGACGATCTACGCGGTGGCGATCCTGGTCCGCGCGGTCGCCGACGGCCTCGACTCGGTCGACGACGGCGTCCGCCAGGCGGCGACCGCCACCGGCTTCGCGCCGTTCCGCCGCTTCTGGGCGGTCGAGTTCCCGCTGGCGGGCCCCGTGATCCTCGCGGGGCTGCGGGTCGCCGCCGTCAGCACGATCTCGCTCGCCACCGTCGGCATCCTGATCGGCGTGACGAACCTCGGCTACCTGTTCACGAACGGGCTCGAGCGTCGCATCATCGCCGAGGTCTTCGCCGGCGTCGTCGCGGTCGTGATCATCGCGCTCGTGATCGACCTGATCCTGCTGCTGCTCGGACGCGCTCTGATGCCGTGGACGACCGCGACGAGTCGCGTCTCCGCGAGCCGCGCCGTTCCCGTGAGGGCAGCCGCATGA
- a CDS encoding ATP-binding cassette domain-containing protein, protein MIEFRNVTKQFPDGTVAVNDFNLVLPSRKTTVFVGSSGCGKTTLLRMINRMVEPTSGDIEIDGENVLVGDPVQLRRRIGYVMQNSGLMPHFSVIDNVATVLRLTGVKKPEAHKRARALLDTVGLDQALAERYPSQLSGGQQQRVGVARGLAADPNILLMDEPFGAVDPIVRADLQQETLRLQHELDKTVVFVTHDIDEAFLLGDQVVILDKGARIVQVGSPSEIIENPADDFVAAFIGADRGRRALHLKETPHGTVVVDSEGRTQGAIVAETETDAVATTAGQDGLS, encoded by the coding sequence ATGATCGAGTTCCGCAACGTCACCAAGCAGTTTCCCGACGGCACCGTGGCCGTCAACGACTTCAACCTCGTGCTTCCGTCGCGCAAGACCACCGTCTTCGTCGGATCGTCGGGATGCGGCAAGACCACGCTGCTGCGCATGATCAACCGCATGGTCGAGCCGACCTCCGGCGACATCGAGATCGACGGAGAGAACGTGCTCGTCGGCGATCCCGTGCAGCTGCGCCGTCGCATCGGCTACGTCATGCAGAACTCCGGCCTCATGCCGCACTTCTCGGTGATCGACAACGTCGCGACCGTCCTCCGTCTCACCGGCGTCAAGAAGCCCGAGGCGCACAAGCGGGCCCGCGCCCTGCTCGACACCGTCGGCCTCGACCAGGCGCTCGCCGAGCGCTACCCCAGCCAGCTGTCCGGCGGTCAGCAGCAGCGCGTCGGAGTGGCTCGCGGGCTCGCCGCCGACCCGAACATCCTGCTGATGGACGAGCCGTTCGGCGCCGTCGACCCGATCGTCCGCGCCGACCTGCAGCAGGAGACCCTGCGACTGCAGCACGAGCTCGACAAGACGGTCGTCTTCGTCACGCACGACATCGACGAGGCGTTCCTGCTCGGCGACCAGGTGGTCATCCTCGACAAGGGCGCGCGCATCGTGCAGGTGGGCAGCCCGAGCGAGATCATCGAAAATCCTGCCGACGACTTCGTCGCCGCGTTCATCGGTGCTGACCGCGGACGCCGCGCGCTGCACCTCAAGGAGACCCCGCACGGCACCGTCGTCGTCGACTCCGAGGGCCGCACGCAGGGAGCGATCGTGGCAGAGACCGAGACGGATGCCGTCGCCACGACCGCCGGGCAGGACGGACTGTCGTGA